The region AGAAGTTGATATTCAAAGAGACTCTTCATTTAGGGCAGCAATTTATGAAATACCTTAACCACTATAGAAAACTTTCAACTAACAAGACTATACGGCAATATAGATTTTGTCAAGGCTTATCTTCCTGTAAGTAAAGAAATCTTTTGCTTGGGGGGCTTAGTTTTGGTTAGCAAATGAACTCTTTAGttactaaaaataattgtaatagaaagtcagtgataaaaaaaattaaaaaaaaagaaagtcagtgaTAAGGACTACTACTTATTGGATAAATGTTAGATATAGGATATGTTATGTAATTTATGTAAGGTGTTCTTATGTTGGGGATACTTTGTATTACAGTTGTCTGTGAGGATTATACAAGTACATCAGGATTCTGGAGAAGGGTGAGTGTTGGTGTGTGTTTATTTGAAAAATCTTTCTTATGACTTTCATTGTATCATTTAGAGAAAGAGTTTAATTATCTACAGTTGATGACAGTAAGGATGAATTCATGGTAAAATTGACATTTTGACATGACTTTCATATGAGTGGAGCATTTTTTACAGGTAAAGtggagataatttttaaaaattgaacaaagATTCTATTGAGGAAGAAGGCAAGTAAGTGATCTATGTTGTCTGCAAAATAGAGATAATATtggaaaatagttaaaaataacaCCGAAAATGTGGCTTGTGATCACATCTCAGGTCACAGAGAAGTGATTCTAACATCTTGGAATTTATTTGTTTAGTGCAATCCAATAAAAGCTGTACCCATGAAGATAAATATGGTGGTAGGTGATAAGACAGATGGGCTATAGGCCAACTTTGAATAGGACAAGTAGGGGACATggagtaataaaaaaaattccatagaggtgacatgtaaaataaatgttaatgccATTAAATAAAAGGTGAATTGAAGGGTTTGAATTTGGTGAGTATTAATAATTTATCTTTATAACCTTTAAattgtaataaaattattttctgggaGTTATCAGCATGTATCGGTAAAAATGATCACAACCattgaaaagaggaaggaagatgtgAATTGGGGAATACCTTCAACAAAAATCTTGTTTGAAATGTTGGAAGTGGATAAGAGCACTTTAATGAAAGCATGCAAGAGCTTGAAGTAGAAAGAAAAGGATAACGTCATTAAAGCACAATAGGTAGAAATTCCACAGGATTTTGCAGTGATGGAGATGTATGCAAAGGAAAACGTTTTGAGGGGAAGACCTAATAGAAGCtgtagagaaattaagaaatgctGTAAAGATTATGTTCCCAAATTTTCATCCTCCATTattaaataaaggaaacattATTAGGAGCAGTTGATGTTCATTGAACAAAGGAAGAATGAACTTTGATCATCTATAAGGTCTTTAAAATTTGGGTAaaatttgttaatttaaaatCACACTCTTTTATCAGAGCAAAATATAATAGCATATCTTGTGACATAAATATATGCACATGTTTCTTCTCTACACAAAATATGGAGGATAATTTGCACTTCTAATTCCCACTTAAACTTTCTAAACTGGTTGATACAGTTTTTACATTACTAGAAGGAAAGTTGTTTCACTGTGAATATTCTGAACCCTTACTCTAAACTAATAAGACAGATGAGATATTTACAAACATGAGGAGATGTACTATAAAAGTAAggtaaaagacatatatatatgtataatatatatagcaTGAATTTATTTCTTACCCTTTGGAGCCGCATGATGTCGCTGTCTACCATGAATACACAAGCTGTTATTCAAGTCCATTCCTCCATTTATTGCATCCTTCCAAGAGTGCTGAATGATGGCAGTCGCAGAAAAACTGAATTAACAGACTCGGGATCATACAATATTTCGTCTTAATGCCTAGACAAGATTTCCTGATGGAAATAAACCAGCAAGTATTTGAAATGGTTATTACACTTGAAGGTCGACTGAGATCCTGGTGTTTGCTGCTCTCGCTTCTGCTTCTTGCAGCCTGGGAAGCAGGGAGCGGCCAGGTCCACTACTCGGTCCCGGAGGAGGCCAAACACGGCACCTTCGTGGGCCGCATCGCCCAGGACCTGGGACTGGAGTTGGCGGAGCTGGTGCCCCGCCTGTTCCGGGTGGCATCCAAAGGCCGCGGGGACCTTTTGGAAGTAAATCTGCAGAATGGCATTTTGTTTGTGAATTCTCGGATCGACCGGGAGGAGCTGTGCGGGCGGAGCGCGGAGTGCAGCATCCACCTGGAGGTGATCGTGGACCGGCCGCTGCAGGTGTTCCATGTGGAGGTGGAGGTGAAGGACATTAACGACAACCCGCCTGTGTTCCCGGTAAAGGAACAAAGAGTGTTGATTTACGAATCTAGGCTGCCAGATTCTTTGTTTCCACTAGAGGGCGCATCGGATGCAGATGTGGGGTCAAATTCTATCTTGACCTACAGACTCACTAGCAACGAGAATTTCGCGCTGGATGTGAAAACAAACAGCGATGACAGTACACAAATTGGGCTCGTGTTAAGGAAATCCTTGGACAGAGAGGAAGTGCCCGAACATAACTTACTCCTCATGGCCACTGACCAAGGCAAACCTGAGCTCACTGGCACTGTTCAGCTGCTGATCACCGTACTGGATGTGAATGACAATGCTCCCAGTTTTGGACAATCTGAATATgaagtaaaaatatttgaaaactcagATAACGGAACAATAGTTATCCGAGTGAATGCTTCTGATAGGGATGAAGGAGCGAACGGGGAGATATCATATTCTTTTAATAGTCTTGTTCCAGCCACTATTAGTAACCAGTTTAGAATAGATGCGAATACTGGAGAAATAGTTATTCAAGGGAACTTagattttgaaaatatgaatttatacAAAATCCGTATTGAAGCGACAGACAAAGGCCACCCTCCCATGGCTGGTCATTGCACTGTTTTAGTGAAAGTCTTGGATAAAAATGATAATGTCCCTCAGATTGCATTGACTTCCTTATCCTTGCCCGTCAGAGAGGATGCTCAATTCGGTACTGTCATAGCCCTAATTAGAGTGTCCGATCTCGACTCAGGTCCCAATGGGCAGGTGACCTGCTCTCTGACGCCCTATGTTCCTTTCAAACTGGTGTCCACCTTTAAGAATTACTATTCACTCGTGTTGGACA is a window of Muntiacus reevesi chromosome 1, mMunRee1.1, whole genome shotgun sequence DNA encoding:
- the LOC136158255 gene encoding protocadherin alpha-6-like; the protein is MEINQQVFEMVITLEGRLRSWCLLLSLLLLAAWEAGSGQVHYSVPEEAKHGTFVGRIAQDLGLELAELVPRLFRVASKGRGDLLEVNLQNGILFVNSRIDREELCGRSAECSIHLEVIVDRPLQVFHVEVEVKDINDNPPVFPVKEQRVLIYESRLPDSLFPLEGASDADVGSNSILTYRLTSNENFALDVKTNSDDSTQIGLVLRKSLDREEVPEHNLLLMATDQGKPELTGTVQLLITVLDVNDNAPSFGQSEYEVKIFENSDNGTIVIRVNASDRDEGANGEISYSFNSLVPATISNQFRIDANTGEIVIQGNLDFENMNLYKIRIEATDKGHPPMAGHCTVLVKVLDKNDNVPQIALTSLSLPVREDAQFGTVIALIRVSDLDSGPNGQVTCSLTPYVPFKLVSTFKNYYSLVLDSTLDRESVANYEVVVTARDGGSPSLSAMASVSVEVADVNDNAPAFAQPEYTVFVKENNPPGCHIFTVSARDADAQENALVSYSLVERRVGERALSSYVSVHAESGKVYALQPLDHEELELLQFQVSARDAGVPPLGSNVTLQVFVLDENDNAPALLPPGPGGGPSAVSQVVSRSVDAGHVVAKVRAVDADSGYNAWLSYELQPAAGGARSPFRVGLYSGEISTTRALDEADAPRQRLLVLVKDHGEPALTATATVLLSLEDSGQAPKASSRALSGAAGAETALVDVNVYLIVAICAVSSLLVLTLLLYTALRCSAPPSEGACGPGKPRLVCSSAVGSWSYSQERRQRVCSGEGPPKTDLMAFSPSLPACPVVADMGEHQDLKDDGLSKVSLNFHNYQLIF